A segment of the Pseudomonas versuta genome:
CCCACTGCCGAACCGGACACCAATACCGACGGTTTTTGCTCACGAGTGCCGAGCCAGGTCACCAGGGTTTCCGTCAGGGTAATCCGGCTGCTCCACAGCAACGCCTTACGCTTGCGTGTCCACGGCCGTTCGGCAATCGGCGCACCGGCCAGGTTGATCACTGCGTCAATCGGCTCCTGGCCAAGCTCTTCGAGCGTGGCGATCCCTCTTGCGCCGGCACCGCATAACTCACTCACCCGATCAGGGCGACGACTCCACACACTCAGGCGGTGACCTTGCGCCAGCCAGTGGTGGCAGAGCTGGCGTCCTATCAAACCTGTACCGCCGGTCAGCAAAATATGCATGAGTTGAGCCTCGCTGGGAGTTTTATCGGGTGCACTGGTCTATTTTTAAGGAAAGCCCCCATTTCTTCGGGCCGTTGACCTTATAAAGAATAGGCCAGACTGGCCCGGCAAGCGCACTAAAACTTATACTAATAAATTAATTTGTACAGGTATTAGCGGCATCGTAGTCTGTGCAGCTGACCTTGCAACCAGGGATTGAGGCCAATATGACTGTACCTATCGCAATAATCGGGGCCGGCATCGCCGGGCTGTCTGCCGCACGCGCACTCCACAAGGCCGGGCACACCGTGCATCTGTTCGATAAAAGCCGGGGTAGCGGCGGACGCATGTCGAGCAAGCGCAGTGAAGCCGGATCACTGGACCTGGGGGCTCAGTACTTCACCGCCCGCGATCGCCGCTTTGTTGATGAAGTTCAGCAGTGGCAGGCTCTGGGCTGGGTGGCTGAATGGGAACCGCGCCTCTACAACCACAAGGACGGCCAGCTGACACCCTCGCCGGACGAACAGACCCGCTGGGTGGGCAGCCCGCGCATGAGCGCGATTACCCGCGGCATGCTCGGCCATCTCACGATCAACTTTGCATGCCGTATCACTGACTTGATTCGCGGAGAAAAACACTGGCACCTGCTGGATGCCGACGAATGCAGTCACGGCCCGTTCAGCCACGTGATCGTTGCTACGCCAGCGCCCCAGGCGACTGCCCTGCTTGCCGGAGCACCGAAACTGGCGAGCACTGCGGCCGGGGTAAAAATGGACCCGACCTGGGCCGTTGCTCTGGCTTTCGAAACACCTCTGGAAACCAAAATGGATGGCTGCTTTGTACAAGACAGCCCGCTCGACTGGCTAGCCCGCAACAGCAGTAAACCAGGACGTGAACACAAGCCCGACACCTGGGTGCTGCATGCCTCCAGTGCCTGGAGCAAACAAAACCTGGACCTGCCCAAAGAAGCAGTCATCGAGCAACTGCACGGTGCCTTTGCCGAACTGATGCACTTT
Coding sequences within it:
- a CDS encoding NAD(P)/FAD-dependent oxidoreductase; translated protein: MTVPIAIIGAGIAGLSAARALHKAGHTVHLFDKSRGSGGRMSSKRSEAGSLDLGAQYFTARDRRFVDEVQQWQALGWVAEWEPRLYNHKDGQLTPSPDEQTRWVGSPRMSAITRGMLGHLTINFACRITDLIRGEKHWHLLDADECSHGPFSHVIVATPAPQATALLAGAPKLASTAAGVKMDPTWAVALAFETPLETKMDGCFVQDSPLDWLARNSSKPGREHKPDTWVLHASSAWSKQNLDLPKEAVIEQLHGAFAELMHFPTPAPIFSLAHRWLYARPSTAHEWGALADADLGLYACGDWCLSGRVEGAWLSGQEAARRLIEHLQ